One segment of Theobroma cacao cultivar B97-61/B2 chromosome 9, Criollo_cocoa_genome_V2, whole genome shotgun sequence DNA contains the following:
- the LOC18590428 gene encoding magnesium transporter MRS2-11, chloroplastic: MALTPSPSSSYPNLLQFSVKSPSPSVHYLLFGSPWSNASPFLLQKSGVPLLPVVVKPSCKKIKCFARSSTEEDCLSEPETLTAENVGEDDDGLGREDPNLQESQSSVVATQRITSSSSDSLLLGIREPVYEVVEVKSNGVVSTRKISRRQLLKSSGLRPRDIRSVDPSLFLTNSAPSLLVREHAILLNLGSLRAIAMKDCVLIFDYNRKGGKAFVDTLLPRLNNMNGGHCMPFELEVVEAALLSRTQRLEQRLMDLEPRVQALLEVLPNKLTGDILEQLRISKQTLVELGSRAGALRQMLLDLLEDPHEIRLICIMGRNCTLKRGNDDVECSVPLEKLIAEEEEEEIEMLLENYLQRCESCYGQAERLLDSAKEMEDSIAVNLSSRRLEVSRVELLLQVGTFCMAVGALVAGIFGMNLKSYLEEHVFAFWLTTAGIIVGAVVAFFLMYSYLRTRKIL, encoded by the exons ATGGCGCTAACTCcctctccttcttcttcttatccAAATCTTCTCCAATTCTCTGTTAAATCTCCATCTCCGTCCGTACATTATCTTCTCTTCGGTTCTCCATGGTCAAACGCTTCTCCGTTTCTGCTTCAAAAGAGCGGAGTTCCTCTGCTTCCGGTCGTAGTGAAACCGTCTTGTAAGAAGATCAAGTGCTTCGCTAGATCCTCAACGGAGGAGGACTGCTTGAGCGAGCCGGAAACATTGACCGCTGAGAATGTTGGTGAAGATGATGATGGTTTAGGGAGGGAAGATCCGAACTTGCAGGAAAGCCAAAGTTCTGTGGTTGCGACGCAGAGGATCACTTCCTCTTCCAGTGATTCTCTCTTGCTTGGAATTCGTGAGCCTGTCTAtgag GTGGTAGAGGTGAAGTCAAATGGAGTAGTATCTACAAGGAAGATAAGCCGACGTCAATTATTGAAATCAAGTG GTCTTCGTCCTAGAGATATCCGGAGTGTTGATCCATCATTGTTTTTGACTAACTCAGCACCATCTCTTCTG GTACGTGAGCATGCCATTCTACTTAATCTGGGATCATTACGAGCAATAGCAATGAAAGACTGTGTTCTTATATTTGACTATAATCG TAAAGGAGGAAAGGCTTTTGTGGACACATTGTTGCCTCGACTGAATAACATGAATGGAGGTCATTGTATGCCATTCGAGCTTGAG GTTGTTGAAGCAGCATTGCTTTCACGAACACAGCGGTTGGAGCAGAGACTTATGGATTTAGAACCTCGT GTTCAAGCTCTGCTTGAGGTGTTGCCTAACAAATTAACCGGTGACATATTGGAGCAACTTCGTATTAGCAAGCAGACGTTG GTTGAATTGGGTTCAAGAGCAGGGGCTCTTAGACAAATGCTGCTTGATCTTTTGGAGGATCCTCATGAAATACGTCTTATATGTATTATGGGAAGAAACTGTACTCTTAAAAGGGGAAATGATGACGTTGAATGTTCTGTACCCTTAGAAAAGCTGATTGCTGAAG AAGAGGAGGAAGAAATTGAGATGCTTTTGGAAAATTATCTTCAAAG ATGTGAATCTTGCTATGGTCAGGCAGAAAGGCTTCTTGACTCTGCAAAAGAAATGGAAGATTCTATTGCTGTCAATTTGAG CTCTCGGAGACTCGAGGTAAGCAGAGTGGAACTGCTTCTTCAGGTTGGGACATTTTGTATGGCAGTTGGTGCTCTAGTTGCAG GTATATTTGGCATGAACTTGAAGTCCTATCTGGAAGAACATGTG TTTGCTTTCTGGCTAACCACAGCAGGGATTATTGTTGGTGCTGTTGTGGCATTTTTTCTCATGTACTCGTACCTCAGGACTAGAAAAATTCTGTAA
- the LOC18590429 gene encoding SRSF protein kinase 2 isoform X1, translated as MAEDKNGDRSEASDYSSEDEGTEDYRRGGYHAVRIGDTFKNGCYVVQSKLGWGHFSTVWLAWDTQRSRYVALKIQKSAQHYTEAAMDEIKILKQIAEGDPDDKKCVVKLLDHFKHSGPNGNHMCMVFEYLGDNLLTLVKYSDYRGVPLHMVKEICHHVLVGLDYLHRELSIIHTDLKPENVLLLSMIDPSRDPRKSGASLVLPTRKDKVVSEAVASKEVKSSNGDLTRNQKKKIRKKAKKAAQGCAGKEASEENETDSKTGGAEDSNADAKSNEVSGEEQQNSSVIKDETKSDGINNSNQEKQRCRRGSRATRKKLLAEVDLKCKLVDFGNACWTYKQFTNDIQTRQYRCPEVILGSKYSTSADLWSFACICFELATGDVLFDPHSGENYDRDEDHLALMMELLGMMPRKIALGGRYSRDFFNRYGDLRHIRRLRFWPLNKVFMEKYDFSEQDATDMADFLIPILDFVPEKRPTAAQCLSHPWISAGPRLLEPSATASKQHTDDSTSEKERKEKDDREAMEAGVGNIAINGEASKCPPRLK; from the exons ATGGCTGAGGATAAAAATGGGGATCGAAGTGAAGCGAGTGATTACTCATCGGAAGATGAAGGGACTGAAGATTACAGAAGAGGAGGGTATCACGCGGTGCGTATTGGTGACACTTTCAAGAATGGTTGCTATGTGGTTCAAAGCAAGCTTGGTTGGGGTCATTTCTCCACTGTTTGGCTCGCTTGGGATACTCAAAGATCG CGTTATGTAGCTTTGAAGATTCAAAAGAGTGCTCAGCACTACACTGAGGCGGCTATGGATGAGATAAAGATCCTCAAACAGATAGCTGAGGGAGATCCAGACGATAAAAAGTGTGTTGTGAAGCTCTTGGATCATTTTAAGCATTCAGGGCCTAATGGGAATCATATGTGTATGGTTTTTGAGTACTTGGGGGACAACCTTTTGACCCTTGTTAAGTATAGTGATTACCGAGGGGTTCCTCTTCACATGGTTAAAGAGATTTGTCATCATGTCCTGGTGGGTCTCGATTATTTGCACCGTGAACTTTCAATCATTCACACTGATTTGAAGCCAGAGAATGTGTTGCTATTGTCCATGATTGATCCATCAAGAGATCCTAGGAAATCTGGTGCTTCTCTCGTCCTTCCAACTAGAAAGGATAAGGTTGTCTCGGAGGCTGTTGCTTCAAAAGAAGTTAAGAGTTCAAATGGTGATTTGACCAGGaatcaaaaaaagaagattcgAAAGAAGGCTAAGAAGGCAGCTCAAGGTTGTGCAGGAAAGGAAGCTTctgaagaaaatgaaacagaTTCCAAGACTGGTGGTGCAGAAGACAGTAATGCTGATGCAAAATCAAATGAAGTTTCTGGTGAAGAACAGCAAAATAGTTCTGTGATTAAAGATGAGACAAAGAGTGATGGAATCAACAATAGTAACCAAGAAAAGCAGCGTTGTAGAAGAGGGAGCCGTGCAACAAGGAAAAAACTGTTAGCAGAAGTTGATCTCAAGTGTAAATTAGTTGATTTTGGCAATGCTTGCTGGACATACAAACAATTTACAAATGATATTCAAACCAGGCAATACAGATGTCCTGAGGTTATCCTTGGATCCAAATACTCAACATCAGCAGACTTATGGTCTTTTGCTTGTATTTGTTTTGAGCTGGCTACTGGTGATGTTCTTTTTGATCCTCACAGTGGTGAAAACTATGATCGAGATGAG GATCACTTGGCATTGATGATGGAGCTTCTTGGAATGATGCCACGCAAG ATTGCATTAGGTGGGCGCTATTCTAGGGATTTCTTCAACAGATATGGAGACTTGAGGCATATCCGTCGGTTACGTTTTTGGCCTCTTAATAAGGTGTTTATGGAGAAGTATGATTTCAGTGAGCAAGATGCTACTGACATGGCTGACTTTCTCATTCCAATACTGGATTTTGTCCCTGAAAAGAGACCCACCGCAGCTCAATGCCTCAGCCATCCATGGATCAGTGCAGGCCCTCGACTGCTTGAACCCTCTGCAACTGCTAGTAAACAGCACACAGATGACAGTACATctgaaaaggaaaggaaagagaaggaTGACAGGGAGGCCATGGAGGCTGGAGTAGGGAATATAGCAATCAATGGAGAGGCTTCGAAGTGCCCGCCAAGGTTGAAATAA
- the LOC18590429 gene encoding SRSF protein kinase 3 isoform X2, with the protein MDEIKILKQIAEGDPDDKKCVVKLLDHFKHSGPNGNHMCMVFEYLGDNLLTLVKYSDYRGVPLHMVKEICHHVLVGLDYLHRELSIIHTDLKPENVLLLSMIDPSRDPRKSGASLVLPTRKDKVVSEAVASKEVKSSNGDLTRNQKKKIRKKAKKAAQGCAGKEASEENETDSKTGGAEDSNADAKSNEVSGEEQQNSSVIKDETKSDGINNSNQEKQRCRRGSRATRKKLLAEVDLKCKLVDFGNACWTYKQFTNDIQTRQYRCPEVILGSKYSTSADLWSFACICFELATGDVLFDPHSGENYDRDEDHLALMMELLGMMPRKIALGGRYSRDFFNRYGDLRHIRRLRFWPLNKVFMEKYDFSEQDATDMADFLIPILDFVPEKRPTAAQCLSHPWISAGPRLLEPSATASKQHTDDSTSEKERKEKDDREAMEAGVGNIAINGEASKCPPRLK; encoded by the exons ATGGATGAGATAAAGATCCTCAAACAGATAGCTGAGGGAGATCCAGACGATAAAAAGTGTGTTGTGAAGCTCTTGGATCATTTTAAGCATTCAGGGCCTAATGGGAATCATATGTGTATGGTTTTTGAGTACTTGGGGGACAACCTTTTGACCCTTGTTAAGTATAGTGATTACCGAGGGGTTCCTCTTCACATGGTTAAAGAGATTTGTCATCATGTCCTGGTGGGTCTCGATTATTTGCACCGTGAACTTTCAATCATTCACACTGATTTGAAGCCAGAGAATGTGTTGCTATTGTCCATGATTGATCCATCAAGAGATCCTAGGAAATCTGGTGCTTCTCTCGTCCTTCCAACTAGAAAGGATAAGGTTGTCTCGGAGGCTGTTGCTTCAAAAGAAGTTAAGAGTTCAAATGGTGATTTGACCAGGaatcaaaaaaagaagattcgAAAGAAGGCTAAGAAGGCAGCTCAAGGTTGTGCAGGAAAGGAAGCTTctgaagaaaatgaaacagaTTCCAAGACTGGTGGTGCAGAAGACAGTAATGCTGATGCAAAATCAAATGAAGTTTCTGGTGAAGAACAGCAAAATAGTTCTGTGATTAAAGATGAGACAAAGAGTGATGGAATCAACAATAGTAACCAAGAAAAGCAGCGTTGTAGAAGAGGGAGCCGTGCAACAAGGAAAAAACTGTTAGCAGAAGTTGATCTCAAGTGTAAATTAGTTGATTTTGGCAATGCTTGCTGGACATACAAACAATTTACAAATGATATTCAAACCAGGCAATACAGATGTCCTGAGGTTATCCTTGGATCCAAATACTCAACATCAGCAGACTTATGGTCTTTTGCTTGTATTTGTTTTGAGCTGGCTACTGGTGATGTTCTTTTTGATCCTCACAGTGGTGAAAACTATGATCGAGATGAG GATCACTTGGCATTGATGATGGAGCTTCTTGGAATGATGCCACGCAAG ATTGCATTAGGTGGGCGCTATTCTAGGGATTTCTTCAACAGATATGGAGACTTGAGGCATATCCGTCGGTTACGTTTTTGGCCTCTTAATAAGGTGTTTATGGAGAAGTATGATTTCAGTGAGCAAGATGCTACTGACATGGCTGACTTTCTCATTCCAATACTGGATTTTGTCCCTGAAAAGAGACCCACCGCAGCTCAATGCCTCAGCCATCCATGGATCAGTGCAGGCCCTCGACTGCTTGAACCCTCTGCAACTGCTAGTAAACAGCACACAGATGACAGTACATctgaaaaggaaaggaaagagaaggaTGACAGGGAGGCCATGGAGGCTGGAGTAGGGAATATAGCAATCAATGGAGAGGCTTCGAAGTGCCCGCCAAGGTTGAAATAA